Proteins found in one Methylobacterium sp. CB376 genomic segment:
- a CDS encoding response regulator: MAEIRVTLADDHPIVVTGIKALLASAPDLHLVGEAATGSQALEVICATEPDVAIIDMSLPDLNGLELARRLAERCPQVKLLALTVHESRAYVQPMLQAGARGYLLKRSAADELLRAIRAVAAGGLYLDPAVADKALPGAPAARSAEPGGADLSPRETEVLRHTAQGFSNKEIALRLDVSVKTVETYKARAAEKLHLRTRADIVRFGAARGWLDPLRETPP, encoded by the coding sequence ATGGCCGAGATCCGCGTGACCCTGGCCGACGACCACCCGATCGTGGTCACCGGCATCAAGGCGCTGCTGGCGAGCGCGCCGGACCTGCACCTCGTGGGCGAGGCCGCCACCGGCTCGCAGGCGCTCGAGGTCATCTGCGCGACCGAGCCGGACGTCGCGATCATCGACATGTCGCTGCCGGACCTCAACGGACTCGAGCTCGCGCGCCGCCTCGCCGAGCGATGCCCGCAGGTGAAGCTCCTGGCCCTGACCGTGCACGAGAGCCGGGCCTACGTGCAGCCGATGCTGCAGGCCGGGGCGCGCGGCTACCTCCTCAAGCGCTCGGCCGCCGACGAGCTGCTGCGGGCGATCCGGGCGGTGGCGGCGGGCGGGCTCTACCTCGACCCGGCCGTGGCCGACAAGGCGCTCCCCGGGGCGCCCGCCGCCCGGTCCGCGGAACCCGGCGGCGCGGATCTCAGCCCGCGGGAGACGGAGGTGCTCCGGCACACGGCCCAGGGCTTCAGCAACAAGGAGATCGCGCTGCGGCTCGACGTCAGCGTCAAGACCGTCGAGACCTACAAGGCGCGCGCGGCCGAGAAGCTGCACCTGCGCACGCGCGCCGACATCGTGCGCTTCGGCGCGGCCCGCGGCTGGCTCGATCCGCTGCGCGAGACCCCGCCGTGA